TGGGTGTTTTATACAAAAAAAAAGGAAATGTCGATAAACAGGATCTGGGTGAGATGAGGGATCTTGTATGGGAACGGTGTGTGCTTTGTACCAGATGTTATTGTCCCATTGGTATAGACATCCCTGATATGCTGGCGCTGGCAAGAAGGATATGCCGCAGCCAGGGCGTTTATCCGCAATATGATAGAGAATAAAAGAACGT
Above is a window of Desulfotignum balticum DSM 7044 DNA encoding:
- a CDS encoding (Fe-S)-binding protein, whose product is MFRKKNTAGVNSDEIRAILDEKKAKMKLSLKACAHCSLCAESCFLFMGHNKDPKYMPSYKFLNSVGVLYKKKGNVDKQDLGEMRDLVWERCVLCTRCYCPIGIDIPDMLALARRICRSQGVYPQYDRE